In Desulfobacterales bacterium, the genomic stretch AAACCCGGGTGGAAGCGTTTCTGGATATCGTGGCGGCTTATTCCCACAAGCCGGTTGCGCCCGCTGAAAACACCCAAACAGTCAAATGGGTCGAACCCACGTTCTTTTTCGGCAATGGCGTGCCCATGGTCATGACCGCATCGGGAGAAAAATTATCCTGCCTGAACCCGCGAGTGACCCTGCTCATTCCGTCGATGGGCCAACTGGCCACCCAGGCGCTTGCGGCCGCATTTCGGGGCAGCGGGTTTAACGCCGTCGCGCACCCGCCGGCGGATGAAGCGGTCCTGAAATTGGGCCGGGCCAACACGACCTGCAAGGAATGCCTGCCGTTGATTCTGACCACCGGCAGCCTGCTCAACTACATTCGAAACCAAAAACGGTCCGATGAAGTCCTTCTCTATTTCATGGCCACCGCCTCCGGGCCATGCCGATTCGGGCAGTATTATGTCTTCATGGAGGATCTGATTCGGCGGGAAAAAATATCCAACGTCGCCATGTTCTCCCTGACCGCTGAAAACGGGTACATGGGCTTGAAAAACGGTTCCGAGCTAAGGGGGTGGTGGGCCATCATCATATCGGATGTCATGGAGGATATTCGGGCCATGCTGCTGGCCGCCGCGGAAAAGACCGAATTCGCCACGGCGAAATTTGAAGAAATCTGGCAAAATTTGCTACTTTGGCTGGAAAAAGGCAAATGGGAAGACATTCAAACCGCGCTTTTTGAAGCAGCCCGGCAATTAAAACAGATTCCCTTAAAAAAAGCGCCCGCCGAAGTGCCCCTGATCGGTCTGGTGGGAGAAATCTTTGTCCGCCGGGACGGGTTGTCCCGGCAATGGCTCACCGAGCATCTGGCGGAAAAGGGGTTCGCCGCCGTCTGCTCACCGATCGCCGAGTGGCTTCACTATTGTGACTATCTATTCCATCACGACCTGGTCGATAATCCACCCAACGCCATCCAAAAAATCAGAAGCCGGTTTCGGCGCCATTTTAAAACACGATTTGAGCGCCGAATAAAATCGATATTATCGGAATCCGGGCTGATTCAGGCCCATCCGATTCGTCTGGACCCGATCATCAATGCCGCCCGGCCGTATTTATCCGCCAACCTGACCGGAGAGGCCGTTCTGACGGTCGGCTCATCGCTGGCGGATGTTGCCGAACGGTTCTGCGGCATTATTTCCATCGGCCCGTTCGGGTGCATGCCTAGCAGACTTTCAGAGGCGATTCTCTCTGAAATAATGACCGTAACGGATAAGTTGTCGCTCGTCTCCGGGAACGGGCATCTTCGCGCCGTGTTATCCAATGTCGAGGATTTGCCGTTTTTGGCCGTGGAAAGCGACGGCTCGCCGTTTCCACATCAAATCACCGCAAAGCTGGAAGCCTTTTGCCTTCGGGCGTTGCGGCTGCACGACCGAATGCGGTCGGTAGCCAGCGAAGGTCCCCTTGGAAACCGTGCCGCGCACTTTTATTCAATGCCGAAGAACCGCGCTACCCGAGCAAGACAATAGGAGAAGCATATGGCGGTACCGGGTTGGATGGAAAAAGCATTTTACGCTATTTCGGATTTTCTTTTCGAAAAACTTCCCCGGCCGGCGCCGACCCCTGCCCAACTTAAAACCACGCGGCTGATATCCCATCGCGGCAGTTACGATAATCATCGGGTCTATGAAAACACCCTGGCGGCATTTGACCGGGTCATGGCAACCGGCATATGGGGAATCGAGTTCGACCTTCGCTGGACCGCCGACAGGCAACCGGTGGTGTTCCACGATGCGGACTTAACGCGTCTCTTTGCGGAAAAGACAAGCATCGGAGGTCTGTCTCTCAAAGCGGTAAAAGCAAGATTTCCGATGATCCCGACCCTGGCCGAGGTGATTCAACGATACGGCGGTCGAATGCACCTGATGGTGGAAATAAAACCGCATGTCCTTCCTGGCCGGCATCTGAATGAAGTTCTTTCGGAGCTGTTTTCTCCCTTGCAACCCGTCACGGATTTCCATCTACTTTCGCTTTCCCCTCAGCTCTTTTCAGCCGTCACGGCCCTGCCTCGGGAAGCCATGATTCCCATCGCGGAGACAAATGCCAGCGCCGTTTCAGATCTGGTGCTTCAAAAAGGCTACGGCGGAATGGCCGGGCATTACCTGCTGATTCAAAACGCGGCCCTGAAAAAACTCACCCGGCATCACCTCCCGGTCGGCACCGGCTTCATTAATTCCAGAAACTGCCTCCATCGGGAAATAACCCGCGGCGTCACCTGGCTTTTTTCGGACCGGGCCATAGAACTGCAGCGCTTAATCAGCGTGCCAAGGTCCGTAAAATGACTCTCCGGTCACCCGGCGCCTGACTCAGATGAGCGCTTTTACAAATTGCTCGGCGTCAAAATCCTGAAGGTCTTCGATGCTCTCGCCCACACCGATTTAGCGAGGCGGAATATTCATCTCATGACAGATGCTCACCACCACGCCACCCTTGGCGGTTCCATCCAGCTTGGTCAGGGCCATGGCGGTGACCCCGCAGGCCTCATGAAAAAGCTTTGCCTGAGATACGGCATTTTGCCCCGTGGTGGCATCCAGCACCAGGAGAACCTCGTGAGGGGCCGCCGAATCGATTTTGGCAAGCGACCGCTTGATTTTTTTAAGTTCTTCCATGAGGTTGACCTTGGTGTGAAGGCGTCCGGCCGTGTCGATAAAAAAGAATTAGGGAAATTATGATTGTCACCACTACCCTCTCTCTGTGCCCATTCAGGGGGTACAAAACATGGAAAAACAGGTATTGAGAAAGCGTCGAAAAAAGAGTGATCCATAAAGGCAATTTTGATATTTTAGAAATCAGCCTTTTATTAATGATAATATCGGCAATGCAACCCCAGGTTGCCCAGCAATTCTCGGTGAAGGGCCGGAATAGCCACTTGCCGGACAGTTTCGGTATCCGCACGGTTGTTTTACCGGGGCGAATATGAAATTATTCAGTCCAATATGCCCCATTGGAGCATGTAAAACCGGCGAAATACGGACAAAGAGACGCTGCCATTCCAGTTTTGACGTGCGCGCGCCTTTACAATTGAAACATCGCGTAAAGATGAGCGTGATTTCGATAAATTAAAGGCAGGAAAGACGGGAAGCACGCGATAATCTCACAACGCCCTTACCATGGACGGATCAGAAAGATAATCCAGCAAGTGGTAGAAGTCCCTGAACAGGATAATTCGGAAGGTGCATCGCAATTGATTCCAGAATTCTTTGCGAGAGGAAAACTTTGCGCGGCACCGCTGATAGGAAGGGTCGCAGAGTTCTATGATTTGATAGACAAAAACAATATCCCCAAGCGCCCCATGGTGATACCTCCTTTTTTAACCCAATCGTTGATAGTCCGGGAAATCATGTCACCCCTTAAAAACCGTTCAGGCGAAGGGTTTCTTGAATCTGATCGCGCCATGCGGCGGAAACCCCTGCATCTTCCGCATAGTCCCGCCAGCGGGAAACAACTTCTATTACCTCGGTGACAATGGCAGCGGCACGTCCCCGCTTCATGGAAGCGGTTTTCGCGCAGGCATTGAAGTCATCCAGCGTAAAATGATCCCGCTTGCCGTTCATCGTCATCTGGTGCGCGGCGGTCCATTCGCCTGAAGGGTTGAAGCTGTATGTCAGGTCAAAGGCCGGCGAAAGCGACCAGTTGCCGGATTTATCCATCAGAAAGGCGATGTTTTTCACATGGTCGTCCTGATTCCTGGAAATGATGTTAAAGGCCATGCGCCGGAACTGCTCTTCGACATCACCCATCGCCAGCCCCAGTTGCCGGATGGCAAACAATGCCTGCTCGTAGGCATAGGCTCCGGCCAGATTAAAGTCGAAATGGGCAAGCGCGCCCAGGGACTGCATGTGCAGTTTCTCCCCGTTTTCAAGCCGGTCAAATCGACGGCTCATGAAATGCCGCCGGTTGTTCTCTTCAAAGAGGCGGCATTCGCTCATGCTGATGCCGGCATCGGATGCCATGCGAGAATAGGCGTATTCAATGGCGCCATACCCTTTCGGGTCTTCGAGTTCCTTATCCTTGTTGCCGGCAACCCCGTCAAATTTAAGCAGCCAATACTCAAAGCCTTTGCCCGCCGGAACCTGGCCTGAGCGCACTTCATTGGTCGATGGATTCCAGGCAATTACCGCCTTTGCCCTGGCACCGCCGGCCGAGGTGCCGACACTCAGAATTTTTTTCAAAGCCTGCTCTTTTCTGGGGGCAGCAAACGATACCTTCAGATTATTGCGATGGGTCAGGATTTCAGATGCCAGCGCTACGAGTTTATCAATTTGAACTCGAGAGGCCTTGCGGGTTTTCGGCCCAATGGCGGGCTCAAACTCAAGCGCGCCCATTCCTCTTTTCCCCGTATAGCAGAGACGCTCGATCGCATTGAAGGATTCCGGTGTCCGACCCTGGGTGGCCAACCAGGCATTGATAAGGGCGTTGCCGAACCGGTCCGGCAGAGAATCCGCGAGCAACCCGGGAAGCCCGTGAAAAGTCCTCCGCGATAATTCCGGGAATGTGTAAACGCGATCGGAAAGCGGCATGGTCAGCGGTGCGATTTCAATCCCGCTTTGGGCAAAAGCTGAATCATACTCAAAGGCGGCGGCCTCCCTGCCCTCTTCAAGGGATACCGCACCGATCGTTCGTCTCCAGAGCTTGACCTCGGCGATCGTGCTCACGAATCATCCCCCCAGGACCAACCTGTTTTGGGTCGCTCCGGGGTCTTGCCGGATGAGGCGCGCTTGCGCTGCTTCCCTTTGAGTTTGAGCAGCTCCATCGGCCTGGAGCCGGGTTCCGGAACCAGTTGGTCGAGGCCCTGCAGCAGATCCAGTACCCGCAATATTCGAATCAGGCTCAACGTCTGCGCTGCAGCCCCGGTTTCTATCCGCTCAACCGTTCTTTTGGACACACCGGCCTGTTCGGCCAATTTCGCCTGTGTAAGCTGAAGATCAAGGCGCCGGCGCGACAGCCGTCTGCCGAGCGCTTCGAGAAGTGCGCCGTCAGACATCAATTTAATATCTTCCATAGTCGTCTTTCGTGTCGAAAATTTTATTATAAAACCTTTTTTTCGCCTTTTTTGACGAATTAAAAGCTATTTTAATCTCGCCATACATGGCAACGCCCAGCAAACCGGAACAGGTTATACGGGAAAGTTTAAGGTAAGATGACGTTACCCTCAACATTGTTTTTTTCAATCACAGCGAAAAACGGTTTTAATTACAACCGCACCCCCTTCACAGGTGGGTTCGATGACCTTTAACTCTTTCAGGACAACTATCTTCCGGAAATACCCATTTTAAGCTTACATCCAAAAAATAACCTTTACAAAATCATACATAATACTTTACCTTTTGCTATATATTAGTTGACCTACAGTTGCAATGAACGATAGGTATACTCTTGCTGATAATTCTCATGGGACAGCCAATACCTGATCCTACGGCCCTCGACGTCTATCGCCTACGTAATCCACAAGCCAGTGGCTACTACCAATGCGTTCAAAATCATTTTGAAGAATTGGGTCAGCTTTGGGACGATCGATATGCACCTCATTTTGGATTTTGGCGTCCCCATGTCATGGATGTCATTCGCCGCTATTTGGATTGCGGCGATCTGCATTGTGGATTCGCAAGAGTTAAAAATACGGAATGTGGTCATGAGTAGTTATTGGCTTTTTCTTGGAAGCGGAAGCATTTTTGTCCTTCCTGCCACCAGAAAAGAGTGGTTGTTGACAAATGTTTTGGATGCGATTCCCGGGGCCAGCATAGCTGTGCACACTTACGGAGATTTTTTAAATTCCAATCCCCATTTGCACACCATCGTGTCGGACGGTTATTCGGCCATTCTTACCAAGGCCATCCGGGAATGGCCGGTCGATTCCGTCATGATGCCCATAAACCCGGTTGAAGCGGCACTGGGCGGATTCATGGATATGGCTCTCAAGACCGCTTTGGAAAAAAATATTGCCGTGATTGGAATCAAAGTCCTTGGCAGCTCCCATTACATTGCCCCGGATGCGGGTATGACACCACCTGGTGTACTGAATCGCTTCGCCCTGTCCCAAGCCATCACGGTTGCCATCGTCGGCTGTTCCAATGTGTATCACGTCCGAACCCTCTCCGCAGCCGGCCGGAATTTCAGCCCGCTCAGTGTGCGGGAACAACAGGACATCGTGGGCCTCTATAATGCTCAAGCCAAACAGCTGGCTTTTTATAGAGGCGTTCTTTAAACAAGGCTGGAAAGGAGTTTTACTGATGGCAAAACCAAACCAGAACGATAATTTCCTTTCAAATTTTACTCAATTTATATCTTTTCTCAAAAATCTTTGGGGTGCACTTGCAGGTATATCAATGTTTTTCCTCTTTCGAATATATTTTTAAAAATGATTCCGATACGCAACACTCAGGATGATCCTGCTGGCGCGTGGTCTTATGTCTCTGCGGGATTAATTACTTCTCTTACCACGTTAGTCCTTTACTTCGTCTTATTGTGGACCTATGGGCAACGTTATCATGAAACTTATAGATTTCTAACGGAAACCATGGCAAAGACACCCCGAAACTAATCTTAAAAAAGATTCCCGATGATCCCGACCCCGGCCGAGGTGATTCAACGATACGGCGGCCGAATGCACCTGATGTAAGATGACCCTTGCCGGTCACCCGGCGCCTGACTCAGATAAGCGCTTTTACAAATTGCTCAGCGTCAAAATCCTGAAGGTCTTCGATGCTCTCGCCCACACCAATGTAGCGAAGCGGAATATTCATCTCATGACAGATGCTCACCACCACGCCGCCCTTGGCGGTTCCATCCAACTTGGTCAGGGCCATGGCGGTGACCCCGCAGGCCTCATGAAAAAGCTTTGCCTGAGATACGGCATTTTGCCCCGTGGTGGCATCCAGCACCAGGAGAACCTCGTGAGGGGCCGCCGAATCGATTTTGGCAAGCGACCGCTTGATTTTTTTCAGTTCTTCCATGAGGTTGACCTTGGTGTGAAGGCGTCCGGCCGTGTCGATGAACACCAGGGTCGCCCCCCTGGATCTGGCGGCAAAATACCCGTCATACGCCACGGCGGCGGGATCGGTTCCTTCCCGGTGTTTCACGAAATCGGTTCCGGCGCGATTTGCCCAAATTTCCAGTTGCTCCACAGCCGCCGCCCGAAAGGTGTCAGCCGCGGCGATCAACACTTTTTCTCCGCGCGCAACGGCCCTGGCCGAAAGCTTTCCGATGGTCGTGGTCTTGCCGACGCCGTTGACGCCCACCACCATCACGACCTTGGGACCGATAATCTGCGGCGCACGATCGTCTACAGAAGAAATCAGCGCCAGAATCTCTTCTCTCAGCACCGCTTTTAAGTCTTCAACCCCTTTGATTTTTCCGACCTTCTTTCTCACCCGCGCCATCAGGGAAGTGACCGTATGAATGCCCAGGTCCGCCGTGATCAAAAGTCCTTCCAGATCTTCCAGAAAATTTTCATCCACCTTCGTCTTGCCGGTAAATAGCGAGTCGATATCCGTGGTGAGAAATTCCCGTGTCTTGGTCAACCCGCGCTTGAGGCGATTGAAAAATCCACCGTTTTTCGGTTTGGACAAATGATTGAAATCCGTATTTTCCGCGCACACTGCAGCGCCCCCCTCCGGCTCGACCGCCGCTGAGGTCTCATCTTGCTCAGCGGGCGTATCAACCGTTTCCGCTTCTGAAGCCGAATGCTTATTCGAAGATGCCTGCAATTCTGTTTTTGTTTTCTTAAACCACCGTAATGCCATAGTGTTTTCCCATTAAGTTAGGCTGTTGTTCGGCACCGATCCTTCGGTGACGGTCCAATGCCATAGCATTAATTCCCCGATGACTCAAGACCGGTGAGAAACGGCTACAGAGCAAAGGCATGTGGCTTTGGCTTGAGAATGGTAACTCAGTCTGGTCTCCGATCAGCCGGGTTTGATATCGCCTTAACCGGCTCTAAAAACTGCGGGAAATCGATCAGGCGCTTGCCGGGGGAGGAAAATTGTTGATCGCCGCAGGGGGGCGCAGGGCGTATTTTGCCCGCACCCCCGGATGCTTATGCGGTTTCATCAACACGCTTGGTATTTAGAGCCGTTATCAAAGGCATACACGCAAAAACCATGCATCCGTCAACAAGGTGTATTTGATACAAACTATCAACTATAAGCAGTGAACTGCCAGTTCCCGGCGAAACCGGATTGGGGTAGCGCGGACGGAACGCCTACGATCAAAGGCGTTTTATTCGGGGAGCAAATTCAATAATCCCTTCTTCGGAACGGCTTCTTAGCGCGTTGCTTGCCACCAGGATCCGCGGGATTTACTTTAATGTTGTTTCCATCGATCATCTTTCCGTTTAATGCCTTGATCGCCTTGTCCGCATCAGAATTACTCGGCATTTCGACGAAACCGAATCCTTTTGATTTTCCGGTAAATCGGTCGGTTATAACCTTGACGGTTTCTACCTCGCCAAACTCATCGAAAATTGTTTTTAAGCTGTCCGTCGTCATATTATATGACAGGTTTCCGACATAAATATTCATATTCAAAATCCTTTCTCTC encodes the following:
- a CDS encoding HipA domain-containing protein; translated protein: MSTIAEVKLWRRTIGAVSLEEGREAAAFEYDSAFAQSGIEIAPLTMPLSDRVYTFPELSRRTFHGLPGLLADSLPDRFGNALINAWLATQGRTPESFNAIERLCYTGKRGMGALEFEPAIGPKTRKASRVQIDKLVALASEILTHRNNLKVSFAAPRKEQALKKILSVGTSAGGARAKAVIAWNPSTNEVRSGQVPAGKGFEYWLLKFDGVAGNKDKELEDPKGYGAIEYAYSRMASDAGISMSECRLFEENNRRHFMSRRFDRLENGEKLHMQSLGALAHFDFNLAGAYAYEQALFAIRQLGLAMGDVEEQFRRMAFNIISRNQDDHVKNIAFLMDKSGNWSLSPAFDLTYSFNPSGEWTAAHQMTMNGKRDHFTLDDFNACAKTASMKRGRAAAIVTEVIEVVSRWRDYAEDAGVSAAWRDQIQETLRLNGF
- a CDS encoding helix-turn-helix transcriptional regulator, translated to MEDIKLMSDGALLEALGRRLSRRRLDLQLTQAKLAEQAGVSKRTVERIETGAAAQTLSLIRILRVLDLLQGLDQLVPEPGSRPMELLKLKGKQRKRASSGKTPERPKTGWSWGDDS
- a CDS encoding glycerophosphodiester phosphodiesterase family protein, coding for MAVPGWMEKAFYAISDFLFEKLPRPAPTPAQLKTTRLISHRGSYDNHRVYENTLAAFDRVMATGIWGIEFDLRWTADRQPVVFHDADLTRLFAEKTSIGGLSLKAVKARFPMIPTLAEVIQRYGGRMHLMVEIKPHVLPGRHLNEVLSELFSPLQPVTDFHLLSLSPQLFSAVTALPREAMIPIAETNASAVSDLVLQKGYGGMAGHYLLIQNAALKKLTRHHLPVGTGFINSRNCLHREITRGVTWLFSDRAIELQRLISVPRSVK
- a CDS encoding transposase, which gives rise to MSSYWLFLGSGSIFVLPATRKEWLLTNVLDAIPGASIAVHTYGDFLNSNPHLHTIVSDGYSAILTKAIREWPVDSVMMPINPVEAALGGFMDMALKTALEKNIAVIGIKVLGSSHYIAPDAGMTPPGVLNRFALSQAITVAIVGCSNVYHVRTLSAAGRNFSPLSVREQQDIVGLYNAQAKQLAFYRGVL
- the ftsY gene encoding signal recognition particle-docking protein FtsY, whose amino-acid sequence is MALRWFKKTKTELQASSNKHSASEAETVDTPAEQDETSAAVEPEGGAAVCAENTDFNHLSKPKNGGFFNRLKRGLTKTREFLTTDIDSLFTGKTKVDENFLEDLEGLLITADLGIHTVTSLMARVRKKVGKIKGVEDLKAVLREEILALISSVDDRAPQIIGPKVVMVVGVNGVGKTTTIGKLSARAVARGEKVLIAAADTFRAAAVEQLEIWANRAGTDFVKHREGTDPAAVAYDGYFAARSRGATLVFIDTAGRLHTKVNLMEELKKIKRSLAKIDSAAPHEVLLVLDATTGQNAVSQAKLFHEACGVTAMALTKLDGTAKGGVVVSICHEMNIPLRYIGVGESIEDLQDFDAEQFVKALI
- a CDS encoding RNA-binding protein, with amino-acid sequence MNIYVGNLSYNMTTDSLKTIFDEFGEVETVKVITDRFTGKSKGFGFVEMPSNSDADKAIKALNGKMIDGNNIKVNPADPGGKQRAKKPFRRRDY